Proteins encoded by one window of Vibrio panuliri:
- a CDS encoding 2-dehydro-3-deoxy-6-phosphogalactonate aldolase, whose amino-acid sequence MKTTFNLDQHLPLIAIIRGVEPIDVIRVAQILIEEGFTMIEVPLNSPDALISIAKLVEQFGHDGYLIGAGTVTTPEQAKSVIETGANLIVTPNFNADVVTLAIQNDCVCFPGVVTPSEAFAAISAGATGLKLFPVSQMGLDGFKALHSVLPQGSLCFPVGGINPSEESMKPYLDLGANGFGLGASLYKAGISDKELRQNAKSFVAAWQSCQTVCSAA is encoded by the coding sequence GTGAAAACAACGTTTAACTTAGACCAACACCTACCGTTAATTGCAATTATTCGCGGAGTTGAACCTATCGATGTGATCCGAGTTGCTCAGATTCTCATTGAAGAGGGTTTTACTATGATTGAAGTGCCTCTTAATAGCCCTGATGCCTTAATCAGCATTGCTAAACTCGTCGAGCAATTTGGTCATGACGGTTATTTGATTGGTGCAGGCACTGTAACCACTCCTGAGCAAGCAAAATCAGTCATTGAAACAGGGGCAAACTTAATTGTTACGCCAAACTTCAATGCTGATGTCGTGACTTTGGCGATCCAAAACGACTGTGTTTGTTTCCCAGGTGTTGTCACTCCCAGCGAAGCATTCGCTGCAATCAGTGCTGGGGCCACGGGTTTAAAACTCTTTCCTGTATCTCAAATGGGCTTAGATGGTTTTAAAGCATTGCATTCAGTTTTACCTCAGGGCTCACTCTGCTTTCCCGTTGGTGGCATTAATCCTAGTGAAGAGAGTATGAAACCATACTTAGACTTAGGAGCTAATGGCTTTGGATTGGGGGCATCTCTTTACAAAGCCGGTATCAGCGATAAAGAGCTTAGACAAAACGCTAAATCGTTTGTTGCAGCATGGCAATCATGTCAAACGGTTTGTAGCGCCGCTTAG
- a CDS encoding 2-dehydro-3-deoxygalactonokinase, which produces MTINKVDWLVIDWGTTNFRAFALTEDGSLVAKIERNLGLLQVENGQFAATLQMILQQWLNDYKHLPIYMAGMVGSAQGWINVPYVDAPVSLSQLAHGTYHLMLPWGAPAYIVPGVRYQIEPNRYDVMRGEEVQLFGLQTKLSRQEFCAALPGTHSKHATMRNGYLERFQTFMTGELFSVLSKHSILGKALPQQIPSPEAFVKGLEESGGSDFTSTLFSARTHRLFSHVEPVHIYDYLSGLLIGQELKQSHEQHLYLVGGEALCRRYVEACEYLSASSEQIDGDEVFLIGMLEIKKVMNCENNV; this is translated from the coding sequence ATGACAATCAATAAAGTTGACTGGTTGGTGATTGACTGGGGAACAACCAACTTTCGGGCATTTGCACTCACAGAAGATGGCTCACTTGTTGCAAAAATCGAGAGAAACCTTGGTCTCCTGCAAGTAGAGAACGGTCAGTTTGCCGCCACTTTGCAAATGATCCTCCAACAATGGTTAAACGATTATAAGCACCTACCAATATACATGGCTGGTATGGTTGGCTCCGCACAAGGTTGGATCAATGTCCCTTACGTCGATGCGCCAGTATCATTATCACAACTTGCTCATGGTACTTATCACTTAATGCTACCTTGGGGAGCACCGGCATACATTGTTCCGGGAGTGCGTTATCAAATCGAGCCAAATCGTTATGATGTTATGCGAGGTGAGGAAGTGCAGCTTTTTGGCTTGCAAACAAAACTCTCTCGCCAAGAGTTTTGCGCAGCGTTGCCAGGTACACATAGCAAGCACGCAACAATGCGTAACGGTTATCTTGAGAGATTTCAAACTTTTATGACTGGGGAGTTATTCTCCGTTCTCTCTAAGCACTCAATCTTAGGAAAGGCACTGCCTCAGCAAATTCCTTCACCAGAGGCTTTCGTTAAAGGCTTAGAGGAAAGTGGCGGCAGCGATTTTACCAGTACACTTTTCTCTGCTCGTACCCATAGGCTCTTTAGTCACGTGGAACCAGTCCATATTTATGACTATTTATCAGGACTACTTATTGGACAAGAGTTAAAACAGTCTCACGAGCAACATCTCTATCTGGTTGGCGGTGAAGCTCTATGTCGTCGCTATGTAGAGGCATGTGAGTACCTCTCTGCAAGTAGTGAACAAATTGATGGTGATGAAGTATTTCTCATCGGCATGCTGGAAATCAAAAAGGTAATGAACTGTGAAAACAACGTTTAA